From the Salinimicrobium tongyeongense genome, one window contains:
- a CDS encoding endonuclease, whose translation MKKYIFLPIVCFLFLFACSTDDNNNTVPNQPVDPEVPEEESIYVIPDALVGYYGGVDFTLSAEELYDELAVLTIEKHKNILGYTDRHDYLYDADEDPSNPANVILLYSGESRSKDEYQSSGNPNDVQTFNTEHVYPKSLLEGDAIADLHILRVADIAINESRLNFPYVDGDGQYKLVNGTAFYPGDEWRGDVARMIMYMNLRYNEPFDEVGGLALFLEWNAEDPVSNFEIQRNEVIYGAQGNRNPFIDNPHLATSLWGGDDAENRWDGEVDFSDEEAPSVPEGLTLNEKGFENIKISWNASTDNVAVTKYYIEVNGEYYTTVTSTTVNIIDLAPGTTYSITVAAGDSAGNYSAMSTALEVTTIADAEAPSVPQDLAVTGATSSSISLSWTASSDNAAVQGYDIYIDGEFYKNVESLDYTIAGLDADHTYSFTVAAVDIYDNASAQSTAVEGKTDADTGDSEGASSIIISEYIEGSFGHNKALEIANFSEETVDLESYSLMKITNASETWDNEFSLAGYTLEAGEVLVIVNSEADRQALLNAADIKTEHQVVNFNGNDPIGLFLDGVLVDMLGEKGGADFAKDVNLRRKPGSTPNTTFVPDEWETFSDENTEGLGTF comes from the coding sequence ATGAAAAAATATATCTTTTTACCAATAGTCTGTTTTTTATTCCTGTTTGCCTGTAGTACAGATGATAATAACAATACTGTTCCTAATCAGCCGGTAGACCCTGAGGTTCCTGAGGAAGAGAGCATTTATGTAATTCCCGATGCCCTGGTTGGATATTATGGCGGCGTCGATTTTACACTTTCTGCTGAAGAGCTTTATGATGAGCTTGCAGTTCTTACCATAGAGAAACATAAAAATATTCTGGGGTATACAGATCGTCATGATTATCTCTATGATGCCGATGAAGATCCTTCTAATCCTGCTAATGTCATTTTGTTGTATTCAGGAGAAAGCAGAAGTAAAGATGAATACCAGTCTTCGGGTAATCCTAATGATGTTCAAACATTCAATACAGAGCATGTTTATCCAAAATCCCTCCTTGAAGGTGACGCTATTGCCGACCTTCATATTCTGCGCGTAGCCGATATCGCGATAAATGAATCAAGGTTAAACTTTCCTTATGTTGATGGAGATGGTCAGTACAAATTAGTAAACGGTACTGCTTTCTATCCGGGTGATGAATGGCGTGGTGATGTTGCCAGAATGATCATGTACATGAACCTTAGGTATAATGAACCTTTTGACGAAGTTGGAGGACTGGCTCTGTTCCTTGAGTGGAACGCCGAAGATCCTGTTTCTAATTTTGAGATCCAGAGAAACGAAGTTATATACGGTGCACAGGGCAACAGGAATCCATTTATTGATAACCCACATTTAGCAACGAGCCTTTGGGGTGGAGATGATGCTGAAAACCGCTGGGATGGAGAAGTAGATTTTTCTGATGAAGAGGCTCCATCAGTTCCGGAGGGGTTAACTTTAAATGAAAAAGGATTCGAAAATATCAAGATCTCCTGGAATGCTTCAACAGATAATGTTGCGGTAACAAAATATTACATTGAAGTGAATGGAGAGTACTATACAACTGTTACTTCAACAACTGTTAATATTATTGATCTGGCACCCGGAACAACTTACTCCATCACAGTAGCTGCTGGAGATTCTGCTGGAAATTATTCGGCCATGAGTACGGCTTTGGAGGTTACTACAATTGCCGATGCTGAAGCACCTTCAGTGCCACAAGATCTTGCTGTGACGGGAGCTACTTCTTCAAGCATTTCCCTTTCATGGACAGCATCTTCAGATAATGCAGCTGTTCAGGGATATGATATCTACATTGATGGCGAATTCTATAAAAATGTAGAATCTTTAGATTATACCATTGCCGGTCTTGATGCCGATCACACATATTCATTTACCGTTGCAGCTGTAGATATTTACGACAATGCTTCAGCTCAAAGTACAGCAGTTGAAGGTAAAACAGATGCTGATACAGGTGATTCAGAAGGAGCTTCTTCAATAATTATTTCCGAATATATTGAAGGTTCTTTTGGACACAATAAAGCGCTTGAAATTGCTAATTTTTCAGAAGAAACTGTAGATCTCGAGTCTTATTCGCTTATGAAGATCACAAATGCAAGTGAAACCTGGGATAATGAATTCAGCCTTGCCGGGTATACGTTAGAGGCAGGAGAAGTTCTCGTTATTGTGAATAGTGAAGCCGACAGGCAGGCTCTTCTTAATGCTGCCGATATCAAAACAGAGCATCAGGTTGTAAACTTCAACGGGAATGATCCAATCGGACTTTTCCTTGACGGTGTTCTGGTTGATATGCTGGGAGAAAAAGGAGGTGCCGATTTTGCAAAAGATGTAAACCTTAGAAGAAAACCTGGTTCTACCCCCAATACTACCTTTGTGCCCGATGAGTGGGAAACCTTCAGCGATGAGAATACCGAAGGTCTTGGAACTTTTTAA
- a CDS encoding endonuclease/exonuclease/phosphatase family protein, with protein sequence MFQKAFNLLILSIFVLAFQLAEAQEKKDYKAYSIGFYNVENLFDIYDSPNTYDEDFTPSGKYRWTAGLYQKKLENLARVISSMGREELASPPAIVGLCEIENLQVLEDLVKMPLLAPYNYQIIHSDSPDERGIDVALLYRANAFKLKDWKNHELLIYEARNTSKRDFTRDQLVVSGSIDGEDIHLIVNHWPSRSGGEKLSSYKRAEAARLNKRIIDSLQKQDPYTGIVNMGDFNDDPANASLNRILGARAKKEQVGFGGLYNPFAAIASEGRGTSAYRDQWNLFDQILVSKSLIEKSPKKFTFFRAYIFNPPFLITSKGAYKNYPFRSFGQSGFTGGFSDHFPVYIILTKQLN encoded by the coding sequence GTGTTTCAAAAAGCCTTTAATTTACTGATCCTCAGCATCTTTGTTCTTGCTTTTCAACTGGCAGAAGCACAGGAAAAAAAGGATTATAAAGCCTATAGTATAGGTTTTTATAATGTTGAGAACCTATTTGATATTTATGACTCCCCAAATACTTATGATGAAGATTTCACGCCTTCGGGCAAGTACAGATGGACCGCCGGGCTATACCAAAAGAAGCTGGAGAACCTGGCGCGGGTGATAAGCAGCATGGGAAGGGAGGAGCTAGCCTCACCCCCAGCAATTGTGGGGCTGTGTGAGATCGAGAACCTTCAGGTGCTGGAAGACCTCGTAAAAATGCCACTTTTGGCACCCTATAATTACCAGATCATACACAGCGATTCCCCCGATGAAAGAGGTATTGATGTCGCCCTCTTATACCGGGCCAATGCCTTTAAATTGAAGGACTGGAAGAACCATGAGCTCTTGATCTACGAAGCCAGGAACACTTCAAAAAGGGATTTTACCCGGGATCAACTGGTAGTGAGCGGTTCTATAGACGGCGAGGATATTCACTTGATTGTAAACCACTGGCCTTCTCGCAGTGGCGGGGAAAAACTTAGCAGCTATAAGAGAGCAGAGGCTGCCAGGCTTAACAAACGGATCATAGATTCGCTACAAAAGCAGGATCCTTATACCGGGATTGTAAATATGGGAGATTTTAATGATGATCCTGCCAATGCCAGCCTGAACAGAATTTTGGGAGCCAGGGCAAAGAAGGAGCAGGTAGGATTTGGAGGATTATACAATCCTTTTGCTGCAATTGCTTCGGAAGGCAGAGGAACTTCGGCATATCGCGACCAGTGGAATTTGTTTGACCAGATTTTGGTTTCAAAATCTTTAATAGAAAAAAGCCCCAAAAAATTCACATTTTTCAGGGCTTATATTTTCAATCCGCCGTTTCTTATTACCTCTAAAGGGGCTTATAAAAATTATCCTTTTAGAAGTTTTGGACAGTCAGGATTTACGGGTGGTTTTAGTGATCACTTTCCGGTGTACATCATCTTAACCAAACAACTGAACTAG